In Tenuifilum sp. 4138str, a single genomic region encodes these proteins:
- a CDS encoding DUF5692 family protein, whose amino-acid sequence MAIPFWQYLVSMPLYIVLLMLAVEFMRKNYRFAAVFWVLSFFTFPLWFNNLEGWFRWAKTLSVLLPTAFVVGFARIAQYEKREGWWTIFRKDWVLWFLYAILGLNILEASLKDFEMGNWFNGLSGLILIVTIPLVKAGKGKRNGWKISEEKPGDLIAYTDAIWNFLYTSWNIAFVYAENPGYAASSLCILLAAELYPVIKRRPELYVQARVYTLAIHILIRATYDIFTPIMDSSAFASQKVVFWWGIVNFSLHLPYLIWYFFFKKTDK is encoded by the coding sequence TTTATGCGAAAGAATTACAGGTTTGCAGCTGTATTCTGGGTATTATCGTTTTTTACTTTTCCTCTATGGTTTAATAACCTTGAAGGTTGGTTCCGTTGGGCAAAAACACTTTCGGTTTTATTGCCTACAGCCTTTGTGGTTGGCTTTGCCCGTATTGCCCAATACGAAAAGCGCGAGGGATGGTGGACAATCTTTCGAAAGGATTGGGTGTTATGGTTTCTGTATGCTATTCTTGGGCTTAACATACTGGAAGCCTCGTTGAAGGATTTTGAAATGGGCAATTGGTTCAATGGCCTATCGGGATTAATACTTATTGTAACAATACCGCTTGTAAAAGCAGGTAAGGGTAAACGGAACGGATGGAAGATTTCCGAGGAGAAACCTGGCGACTTAATTGCTTACACCGATGCAATATGGAACTTCCTATATACCAGCTGGAATATTGCTTTTGTTTATGCTGAAAATCCCGGATACGCAGCAAGTTCGCTTTGCATCCTATTGGCTGCCGAACTTTATCCTGTAATTAAACGCAGACCCGAATTATATGTTCAAGCCCGTGTATATACCTTAGCCATTCACATTCTTATTAGAGCCACCTACGATATTTTTACGCCAATCATGGATTCGTCGGCATTTGCAAGCCAAAAGGTTGTATTTTGGTGGGGTATAGTTAACTTCTCGCTTCATCTGCCATATCTTATTTGGTATTTCTTTTTCAAGAAAACTGATAAGTAA